One Orcinus orca chromosome 8, mOrcOrc1.1, whole genome shotgun sequence genomic window, GGCCAAGGAGGCCGGGTCACAGGAAGTTCAGGAAGGTGGGACCGGAGACACACAAGGGTGCTCAGGGAGCCGGGAGTGCGGGATGGATCACCCGGAGGTTGGACTGGGGAGGATAGAGCTCAGCGGCCTCGCATCCTCGCAGGCAAAGAAGGGGTCGATGCAGACTCGGCGGAAAACCGGAATCTCAGGTCGCACGAAAGGCTTCTGCTCACTGTGCTGTGGCGGCGGCTCTCCCTGTTCAGCCATCGGGGCTCGTCGCGGTCAAACAAGAGGCAATCAGTCCAAAATCCAAAGCAGGCGTGTACGTTCCAGGAGTGCAACCGGGAGGGGGTCCAGGAGGAGCCGGAGAAGGGGTGACCCCAGCCCTGTTCTCAGTCCGCCCCAGCCTCCCTCCAGAGAATAAAGTTTCTAACTTATACCTGCCTGAGAGCTTGTGCCTCCAAGTCTCGCTTTGCGCACACAGGGCGCGGGCACCACCAGGGCTGCGGGCTCTTTAAGGCTCCTCCCCCGAGGCTGGCCCATTCCCTTGGGCCCCAGGCTCCTGTTCCTTGGGGGCGGGGCCACGGTTGCGGCCTAGCCAATGGGAGAGCGGAGTTGCATTAGCGTTTGGGTGGAGGGGCGCGTCTCTCGGGTCGCCGGGCTTGAAAAGGCGTGGCACCGCCCGCTCGTCACCGGGGGTGGGGTTACGTGTGGGTGACGTGGCGGCTTCTAGTCTTTGGTCGGGTTTCGGCGGCTTCGGTTCCCGGGGTGAAGGGGGTGACGACCCGGGAGATTGTGgcagtggcggcggcggcgccagGCGGCAGAGAGGAGGTAGGACACGCTCTAAGAGGGGTCTGACCGCAGTGTCTGCTCTGGGCAGCTCTTTCCGGGGATGGCgcgggctggggggaagggaacCAGAGGCAAGCGGGCAAGTCCTGCCGGCACGGCTCGAAGTGAGCGAATACGTCGCCGTCCAATCAGGAAAGCCCCTGTTGAGAAAGACGTCGGCCTTAGCTAATCAGTGGTTGCAGTCCTCCAGACGGTGGGACTTAGGCGAGGCGAGGGTGGTACTTCCTGCTTCAAATAAACACCTAGAGATTTCCCCCCTCCGCCCACCGAAGTGTGTCCCTCTCAGGAGGTCCGTCACCGTTTCTCCCTGACGAGTCGGAGGAACCCGTGGATACGAGAGGGCCCACTTAGGGCCTAGGGCAGTTGCACGGGCCGGAct contains:
- the TEX54 gene encoding testis-expressed protein 54, coding for MGCCQGKDFQTSGEQAKEAGSQEVQEGKEGVDADSAENRNLRSHERLLLTVLWRRLSLFSHRGSSRSNKRQSVQNPKQACTFQECNREGVQEEPEKG